The following is a genomic window from Bacteroidales bacterium.
CTCCAGGAATAAATGATGCTGAAGATAATGTGCGTGATTCAACTTCTGATAAAATAGCCGAAGGATTCAAAGATGCATTGCTAGGAGCTTACCCATCGGGTTTAGAATTTGCTGGGAGAAATATTTTTTATACCCGCGAAAGCTTAGTATTATGGAGCGCCCCAGGCTGTTTAATTATTAAAGAAGATATAATGATGTTGGGCGGTGCTGCAAGGGGCGGTATAAAACACGCTCCCAGAAAAGACTTAACCATTTGTGCAACACATCACCCTCATAATAATATTAAAACGTATGGTTTACGTGGGAAAAATGAAGCAAATGATAATCTGGCATTTTCATTAAAGAGAGAGAGAGCAACAAGTCAATGGGTGGATAAAAAATTCTCAGTTGAAGGCATGGAGCTAATAAAAAGAACAGCAAAAATAACCATAGACGGAAAAGAGCAGAAACAGACTACTCTATACTTAAGAGACCATTACAACAAGAAAGAGGAAGGAATTGGAGATAATACTAAATTCGATAATCTACTTCAACAGGAATACTTTAATCCAGAAAACTCTGATTATGCCATTGCAAATGAATGGGAGCCATTAACAACCAATAAGCGTTACGGATTTAATAATGAGAACGAATTAGTGGAATTATAATTAATCATTGTTGTTCGATGAAATTTTGAATGTAATCAGTAATAGAATGTTTATTAATATTACGCTCCTCTGCAGCTTTTCAAGCGGTAGCATCGCGAAAATATTTGTAGAGAAAGAGATAACTAATAGAGATATAAGCCCTGTAAGGGCGTAATATTTTTCAAAACCTTGTTGTTAATATATTTTATGAGATTGCATTTATTTTTATCGAACAGCAGTGATAGTATATATTGCCCAACAAGCGTTTGACTCGTCCTAAAAAAAGTTTACAGATTAATACTTAAATCCGAGGTTAGATTTACCATTAAAAATTAATCCTGAGATTGGTTTACAATGATAGGATTCTTTTTGTAATAATTATTCCATAATCTATTTGTTTTTAAACTTTGTTGATGAACCTAGCTTGGGTAATGATTTCCGATACTCATATGATGCCTATCCTCGTTGTAAAGATACACTGCACGGGATAGAACAACCTTTGCATCACCTATTGATTCTACAGGGCTATCACTAAGGTACTCATTTTTTAGTATACCATTCAATCTCTCGGCGATTGCATTCTCCAATGGGTCCCCATTCTCAGTCATGCTTATTTGAATGCGGTAATCCTGCAATAGTTTTACGTAGTCATGCGAGCAGTACTGCACACCTCTGTCCGAGGGGTGAATTAGCCTCGGATGACCCTCTGGCTTCTCAAAGGCCTGAGAGGACCATCCGCAAAGCCTGTATCGTCTCCACGGTTTCTAGCGTTTGAGCCACATGGTAGCCCACCACTTTACGGGAGAACGCATCGGTTATAAAGCTGATGTATACATGGCCTCCGTTGATTCTCCAGTAGGTGATGTCGCTTACCCAGAGCTGGTTCGGCGCTGTTGGGGTAAATCCATGGATCAGGTTGGTGTATTTTCTGAGCCAATGATGCGATTGGGTGGTTTGTACCCGCCTCTTCCTCTTTCTTACCAGCATATGATTGGCTGACAGCAAATCGAACAGGGCATCCCTGCCCAGCCTAATCTGGTGCTCCAGCATAAAGGGTTGAAGCCTACCGTAGAGCTTACGCGTACCCATCCTTCTGTGATTCTCACGGATCGTGGAGACCGCCCTCAGCTTCGAGGGAACAAATTTCTCATTTGAAAAATATATTAATCAACAATTTGAAAAAAAGTAGAATCCTACTGACATAAGGTTGTCATATCACCATATTACCTTTGCTCAAAAAAAATATGAATACAAAAGTAATTACAGCAGTTTTATTTCTTGGAAGTCTTATAGGTTGCAGTCCGGAAGGACAAAAACAAGTGAAAGTTCAATCTTCAAAAGGGCAGGTTGTTGAGTTAGCACCTTTCATTCTGAAAAATGGGGTAACAGAAGTAAGCCTTCTTGATGCATCTGAAACATTACAAAAAGAATTTTTAGTCAAACAAACTGGTTTTATAAAAAGGGAACTTGTAAAAAAACTTACTGGCGAATACATAGATATAGTTTATTGGACCAGTCAGGAAAATGCAGATAGAGCTAGCCAAAATGCTATGAATAGTCCAGTGTGTTTTGCCTATTTCCATTTAATGAAAGAAGCCGACCAAAATGATCCCAATGCAGGTGTTTCACATTTTGTAATTATTAACGAGTATTAGTTGGCAATACATAATACAGATAAATGGAAAAAACATTGGTAAATAAAGAATATCTGCTTGAGAAATTTCCAGGAAAAGGCGGTTGGACTTATGCTGCAATTCCGGAAGTTTTGCAAGACAAACATTCTCCTTTTGGTTGGGTTAAAGTGAAAGGCAGCATTGACAATTATGAATTTAAAAATTATCATTTAATGCCCATGGGAAACGGGTCACTTTTTTTGCCGGTTAAAGCAGATGTAAGAAAAAATATTGGTAAAAAAGAAGGTGATTGGATAAATGTTGTTTTATATGCGGACAATGCGCCTACAGAAATACCTCAAGAATTATTGATTTGTTTAATGGACGACCCAACCTCTCATAAAGTATTTTTAAGTTATTCCGATGGTGAGCAAAAGGCATTTATTGATTGGATATATTCAGCTAAAACTGACGACACAAAAGTTGAACGCATTGTCAAAACACTTAATAAACTTGCAAAACAGCAAAAATTTTACGATAAATAAACAACATGAACGTAAATCTAAAAAATGCATCAATTGTTGGAATTATACCAGCAATTTTGGAAGGAATATTGATTTTTTCTGTTGAACCTACAATTAATTTATGGCTTTTATCCCAAGCCATCCTATTTTGGTTCACCTGTGGCTTCGTTGTTTATTTGGTAGATGTTGGTTTGCCGAAAATTATTAGTGGAATTCTATTCACTATGTTTTTAAGTTTACCTTGGTATATTGCTGAATCGGTTTCAAAAGACAAACCTGAACATTTAGTACCTTTGATTCTTGCAAGTATTGTTTTGGGAATTATAATAGGAATTGCATCAAAGAAATTGAATAAGACGAATGAAAAAAACAAATAGCTACCAGCAGTAATTTAATACAACTCCATAATGATTGGCAACATCAAAATTTTAAATACAGAAATTCTCTCGGACAATTAGTATATACTTAGAAAGATAACTTATGAGTATTCAAAAAAAAGACGGATCCAAACAAACTCAAAGCCGCGAGGCCTACGACAGGGGCAACGGAGCAACTATTTTGCTTTATAATAAATTATTGAAAATCGTAATTCTTACGAGACAATTTCGGCTTCCAACCTATGTAAACGGAAATGAAAATGGAATGTAAATCGAGGCTTGCGCAGGGTTATTGTACAAAGACAATGTCGAAGATTGCA
Proteins encoded in this region:
- a CDS encoding transposase, with amino-acid sequence MTENGDPLENAIAERLNGILKNEYLSDSPVESIGDAKVVLSRAVYLYNEDRHHMSIGNHYPS
- a CDS encoding DDE-type integrase/transposase/recombinase; protein product: MGTRKLYGRLQPFMLEHQIRLGRDALFDLLSANHMLVRKRKRRVQTTQSHHWLRKYTNLIHGFTPTAPNQLWVSDITYWRINGGHVYISFITDAFSRKVVGYHVAQTLETVETIQALRMVLSGL
- a CDS encoding DUF1905 domain-containing protein; its protein translation is MEKTLVNKEYLLEKFPGKGGWTYAAIPEVLQDKHSPFGWVKVKGSIDNYEFKNYHLMPMGNGSLFLPVKADVRKNIGKKEGDWINVVLYADNAPTEIPQELLICLMDDPTSHKVFLSYSDGEQKAFIDWIYSAKTDDTKVERIVKTLNKLAKQQKFYDK